A region from the Sorghum bicolor cultivar BTx623 unplaced genomic scaffold, Sorghum_bicolor_NCBIv3 super_112, whole genome shotgun sequence genome encodes:
- the LOC8155575 gene encoding zinc finger protein-like 1 homolog isoform X1, whose protein sequence is MVVCKCRKATRVYCFVHQVPVCGVCICFPEHQLCVVKNYAEWVVNSEYDWPQHCSSCNSVLEGGTEETTRLGCLHVVHTKCLISHIQNFPSQTAPAGYVCPSCSAPIWPPSSIKDTGSRLHTKLKEAIVQTGLETNVFGNHYVTIAKADTRTPAFASDPLKNLSSTDDRESNNANSAKDAALPSTLHSGMYSSAVGSGTTIHVEPEIVEIEGPSPVLPQISEQESNLIRSPSPHGPGAMTRKGATTVDRQNSEISYYADDEDGNRKKYTKRGEQNSRNEQRCKIYSCTFRHKFLRMLLPFWSSALPTLPVTAPSKKDSDAPEGSRPRHQRSSRMDPTKILLAMAILACILTMGILYYRLSQRGLSENFLEDAQ, encoded by the exons ATGGTCGTGTGCAAATGCCGAAAG GCGACGAGGGTTTACTGCTTCGTCCACCAGGTCCCCGTCTGTGGCGTGTGCATATGCTTTCCGGAGCATCAGCTATGCGTG GTGAAAAACTATGCTGAATGGGTTGTTAATTCTGAGTATGACTGGCCACAACATTGTTCATCTTGCAATTCAGTACTCGAAGGTGGAACTGAAGAAACAACACGACTTGGTTGCTTGC ATGTGGTGCACACGAAATGCTTGATATCGCATATCCAAAATTTTCCTTCCCAAACAGCACCAGCTGGATATGTCTGCCCTTCCTGTTCTGCACCT ATATGGCCACCTTCAAGCATTAAAGATACAGGTTCGCGCCTTCACACTAAACTGAAAGAAGCGATAGTCCAG ACTGGATTGGAGACAAATGTATTTGGAAATCATTATGTGACAATAGCTAAAGCTGATACTCGGACACCTGCTTTTGCATCAGATCCTCTAAAAAATTTATCCAGTACTGATGATAGAGAATCTAATAATGCAAATTCAGCTAAAGATGCAGCTTTGCCATCAACATTACATTCTGGAATGTACTCTTCTGCTGTAGGATCTGGGACAACTATTCATGTTGAACCAGAAATTGTTGAAATAGAGGGTCCTAGTCCTGTATTGCCCCAAATTTCAGAACAGGAGTCCAATTTGATAAGAAGTCCGAGCCCACATGGG CCTGGTGCCATGACAAGAAAAGGTGCTACTACTGTTGACAGACAAAATTCTGAGATTTCTTATTATGCTGATGATGAAGATGGAAATCGCAAAAAGTATACTAAAAGGG GTGAACAGAATTCAAGGAATGAACAAAGATGCAAAATATATTCAT GTACATTTCGTCACAAATTTCTAAGGATGCTACTGCCTTTCTGGTCTAGTGCACTGCCAACGCTACCAGTCACAGCACCATCAAAAAAAGATAGTGATGCTCCAGAGGGGAGTCGACCACGCCATCAGAGATCATCAAGAATGGACCCCACTAAGATCTTACTTGCAATGGCTATCCT GGCATGTATACTAACGATGGGAATACTCTATTACCGGTTGTCGCAGCGAGGTCTTTCTGAAAACTTCCTTGAGGATGCTCAGTAA
- the LOC8155575 gene encoding zinc finger protein-like 1 homolog isoform X2, giving the protein MVVCKCRKATRVYCFVHQVPVCGVCICFPEHQLCVVKNYAEWVVNSEYDWPQHCSSCNSVLEGGTEETTRLGCLHVVHTKCLISHIQNFPSQTAPAGYVCPSCSAPIWPPSSIKDTGSRLHTKLKEAIVQTGLETNVFGNHYVTIAKADTRTPAFASDPLKNLSSTDDRESNNANSAKDAALPSTLHSGMYSSAVGSGTTIHVEPEIVEIEGPSPVLPQISEQESNLIRSPSPHGPGAMTRKGATTVDRQNSEISYYADDEDGNRKKYTKRGTFRHKFLRMLLPFWSSALPTLPVTAPSKKDSDAPEGSRPRHQRSSRMDPTKILLAMAILACILTMGILYYRLSQRGLSENFLEDAQ; this is encoded by the exons ATGGTCGTGTGCAAATGCCGAAAG GCGACGAGGGTTTACTGCTTCGTCCACCAGGTCCCCGTCTGTGGCGTGTGCATATGCTTTCCGGAGCATCAGCTATGCGTG GTGAAAAACTATGCTGAATGGGTTGTTAATTCTGAGTATGACTGGCCACAACATTGTTCATCTTGCAATTCAGTACTCGAAGGTGGAACTGAAGAAACAACACGACTTGGTTGCTTGC ATGTGGTGCACACGAAATGCTTGATATCGCATATCCAAAATTTTCCTTCCCAAACAGCACCAGCTGGATATGTCTGCCCTTCCTGTTCTGCACCT ATATGGCCACCTTCAAGCATTAAAGATACAGGTTCGCGCCTTCACACTAAACTGAAAGAAGCGATAGTCCAG ACTGGATTGGAGACAAATGTATTTGGAAATCATTATGTGACAATAGCTAAAGCTGATACTCGGACACCTGCTTTTGCATCAGATCCTCTAAAAAATTTATCCAGTACTGATGATAGAGAATCTAATAATGCAAATTCAGCTAAAGATGCAGCTTTGCCATCAACATTACATTCTGGAATGTACTCTTCTGCTGTAGGATCTGGGACAACTATTCATGTTGAACCAGAAATTGTTGAAATAGAGGGTCCTAGTCCTGTATTGCCCCAAATTTCAGAACAGGAGTCCAATTTGATAAGAAGTCCGAGCCCACATGGG CCTGGTGCCATGACAAGAAAAGGTGCTACTACTGTTGACAGACAAAATTCTGAGATTTCTTATTATGCTGATGATGAAGATGGAAATCGCAAAAAGTATACTAAAAGGG GTACATTTCGTCACAAATTTCTAAGGATGCTACTGCCTTTCTGGTCTAGTGCACTGCCAACGCTACCAGTCACAGCACCATCAAAAAAAGATAGTGATGCTCCAGAGGGGAGTCGACCACGCCATCAGAGATCATCAAGAATGGACCCCACTAAGATCTTACTTGCAATGGCTATCCT GGCATGTATACTAACGATGGGAATACTCTATTACCGGTTGTCGCAGCGAGGTCTTTCTGAAAACTTCCTTGAGGATGCTCAGTAA